One window of Gloeothece citriformis PCC 7424 genomic DNA carries:
- a CDS encoding pre-16S rRNA-processing nuclease YqgF: MILGFDPGRDKCGVAVMGNDRQIYDHQVVESDRAIAVVNALLKEYPIEILVMGNQTTAKSWKAKLEIELSQSIPIVLVDERNSSMEARDRYWEMYPPKGIKWLIPQGMRLPPRPIDDIVAILLIERYLGQLS; the protein is encoded by the coding sequence ATGATTTTAGGATTTGATCCCGGTAGAGATAAATGTGGAGTGGCGGTGATGGGAAATGACCGTCAAATTTATGATCATCAAGTAGTAGAATCAGATAGGGCGATCGCAGTGGTTAACGCCTTATTGAAAGAGTATCCTATCGAAATATTAGTGATGGGAAACCAAACCACCGCTAAAAGTTGGAAAGCGAAACTAGAAATAGAATTATCCCAGTCTATTCCTATTGTACTGGTGGATGAGAGAAATAGCTCGATGGAAGCCCGCGATCGCTATTGGGAAATGTATCCTCCCAAAGGGATAAAATGGCTAATCCCCCAAGGAATGCGGCTTCCTCCTCGCCCTATTGATGATATTGTGGCTATTTTGTTAATTGAACG
- the ntcA gene encoding global nitrogen regulator NtcA gives MDLSLTQDKPLAAVFRRIGGGNYPPVVESYERGKTIFFPGDPAERVYFLLKGAVKLSRVYEAGEEITVALLRENSVFGVLSLITGERSDRFYHAVAFTPVELLSAPIDQVELALKNNPDLSMLMLQGLSSRILQTEMMIETLAHRDMGSRLVSFLLILCRDFGVPTPDGIRIDLKLSHQAIAEAIGSTRVTVTRLLGDLRQEGMISIHKKKITVHNPVALSQQFT, from the coding sequence ATGGATCTATCCCTGACTCAAGATAAACCCCTAGCCGCCGTCTTTCGCCGTATTGGTGGCGGTAACTATCCCCCTGTTGTCGAATCTTACGAAAGAGGAAAAACCATTTTCTTCCCTGGCGATCCGGCAGAGAGAGTTTACTTTTTACTCAAAGGCGCGGTTAAACTTTCTCGTGTCTATGAAGCAGGAGAAGAAATTACCGTCGCCCTACTGCGGGAAAATAGCGTATTTGGGGTATTATCTCTAATAACAGGAGAACGATCAGACCGGTTTTATCATGCGGTGGCGTTTACCCCTGTAGAATTACTCTCAGCACCGATCGATCAGGTGGAGTTAGCTTTAAAAAACAATCCCGATCTCTCGATGTTAATGTTACAGGGGTTATCCTCCCGAATTCTACAAACCGAGATGATGATTGAAACTTTAGCTCATCGAGACATGGGATCTCGATTAGTCAGTTTCCTGTTAATTCTCTGTCGAGATTTTGGTGTTCCCACCCCCGATGGAATTCGGATTGATTTAAAATTATCTCATCAGGCGATTGCAGAAGCGATCGGGTCTACTCGGGTGACTGTTACTCGTCTGTTAGGAGATTTACGACAAGAAGGGATGATTTCAATCCACAAGAAAAAAATTACCGTTCATAATCCTGTTGCTCTTTCGCAACAATTTACCTAA
- a CDS encoding class I SAM-dependent methyltransferase, translated as MAEFEKFLTTIYSKDLEEKKTWYSSVAEAYNKTRPRYPQKILDRVLELAQIPQNGSILEIGCGPGTATVDLAEKGFKMVCLEPSLEACQIARQNCQNYPHVEVKNSTFEEWELDTEKFDAVVAATSFHWVKPEVGCSKAAAILKDNGSLILLWNTPPQPSYETYQVLEEIYEKKAPSMTDYRGYEDFNFHQKNLKQMGKKVIESGLFKNLVFDLIECEVTYRIDDYIGLLSTLSPYIMIDSKQRNDLFESLREKLFDLCGKNIQLFYLSAFQITQKA; from the coding sequence ATGGCCGAATTTGAGAAATTCTTAACAACGATCTATTCTAAAGACTTAGAAGAGAAAAAAACTTGGTATTCTTCAGTCGCAGAAGCCTACAATAAAACTAGACCCCGCTATCCTCAAAAAATCCTCGATAGAGTTTTAGAATTAGCCCAAATTCCCCAAAATGGGAGTATTCTTGAAATAGGATGCGGACCCGGTACAGCAACGGTAGACTTAGCCGAAAAAGGGTTTAAAATGGTCTGTCTAGAACCCAGTTTAGAAGCTTGTCAAATAGCGCGACAAAACTGTCAAAACTATCCCCATGTAGAGGTCAAAAATTCTACCTTTGAAGAATGGGAATTAGATACAGAAAAATTTGATGCTGTTGTAGCAGCAACTTCGTTTCATTGGGTAAAACCTGAAGTAGGGTGTTCCAAGGCAGCAGCAATATTAAAGGACAATGGTTCTCTAATTTTATTATGGAATACCCCCCCTCAACCTTCTTATGAAACTTATCAAGTATTAGAAGAAATTTATGAAAAAAAAGCCCCTTCTATGACAGATTATCGAGGGTATGAAGACTTTAATTTTCATCAAAAAAATCTCAAACAAATGGGAAAAAAAGTTATTGAATCAGGTTTATTTAAAAATTTAGTCTTTGATTTAATAGAATGTGAAGTGACTTATAGGATTGATGATTATATAGGACTTTTGAGTACATTATCTCCCTATATAATGATAGACTCTAAACAGCGAAATGATTTATTTGAAAGTTTAAGAGAAAAACTTTTTGATCTCTGTGGGAAAAATATTCAATTGTTCTATCTTTCTGCCTTTCAAATTACTCAAAAAGCCTAG
- a CDS encoding phage holin family protein, producing the protein MPEFLITWIVTAVSLIITANLIPGIVIASWTTAAIAAIVLGLVNAIVKPILILLTLPLTILTLGLFLLIVNAISLSLVAYFTPGFDISSFWDALIGSIVLSFVTWIINLLLGNRE; encoded by the coding sequence ATGCCAGAATTCCTGATTACTTGGATTGTTACTGCCGTATCTCTAATAATTACTGCTAATTTAATTCCTGGTATTGTAATTGCTAGTTGGACTACGGCAGCTATTGCAGCAATTGTATTAGGATTGGTTAATGCGATCGTTAAACCAATTTTAATTCTTTTAACTCTGCCTTTAACAATTCTAACTTTAGGTCTATTTTTATTGATTGTTAATGCTATTTCTTTGTCTTTAGTGGCTTATTTTACCCCAGGATTTGATATCTCAAGTTTTTGGGATGCTTTAATTGGTTCTATTGTTTTATCTTTTGTCACTTGGATTATTAATTTATTACTGGGAAATCGAGAATAG
- the fabI gene encoding enoyl-ACP reductase FabI yields MLDLTGKNALVTGIANNRSIAWGIAQQLHQAGANLGVTFLPDDKGRFEKKVRDLVEPLNPSIFVPCDVQNEEQIESAFGTIADMWGKLDILIHCLAFADKEGLSGEFSGISREAFTKSLDISTYSLVRMAKSAKPLMKEGGSIVTLTYVGGVKVIPNYNLMGVAKAGLEMSVRYLAAELGSHNIRVNGISAGPIRTLASSAVGGILDMIHHVEQVAPLKRTVTQTEVGNTAAFLCSDLSSGITGQIIYVDAGYEIMGM; encoded by the coding sequence ATGTTAGATTTAACTGGAAAGAACGCGCTTGTTACTGGTATTGCCAATAATCGCTCGATCGCTTGGGGGATTGCCCAACAATTGCACCAAGCCGGCGCTAACCTCGGTGTTACTTTTTTACCCGATGATAAAGGGCGCTTTGAAAAAAAGGTGCGAGACTTGGTAGAACCCCTCAATCCTAGCATATTTGTCCCCTGTGACGTACAGAATGAAGAGCAGATTGAGTCAGCTTTTGGGACGATTGCCGATATGTGGGGAAAGCTTGACATTTTAATTCATTGTTTAGCGTTTGCTGACAAAGAGGGATTATCCGGAGAGTTTAGTGGGATATCGAGAGAGGCATTTACTAAGTCTTTAGACATTAGCACTTATTCTCTGGTTCGCATGGCCAAATCCGCTAAACCCTTGATGAAGGAGGGGGGTAGTATTGTGACGCTGACTTACGTCGGAGGCGTTAAAGTGATTCCCAATTACAATTTAATGGGGGTTGCTAAGGCGGGATTAGAAATGAGTGTTCGTTATTTGGCGGCTGAGTTAGGATCTCATAACATTCGCGTCAATGGAATTTCTGCCGGGCCAATTCGGACGTTAGCCTCTTCGGCGGTAGGAGGGATTTTAGATATGATTCATCATGTGGAACAAGTTGCCCCCCTAAAACGCACGGTAACTCAGACAGAGGTGGGAAATACAGCCGCGTTTTTATGTAGTGATTTATCCAGTGGCATTACTGGACAAATTATTTACGTTGATGCGGGTTATGAAATTATGGGAATGTAG
- a CDS encoding pentapeptide repeat-containing protein: MNKQSSDNILMFDSKIHYDELIEQYKLLRIELTNSLNNITSIFYYGLVTLGISFTALQALFNQLNDFPKTTSLPILNQIHVIFDFLWILEIFFIPFICVIFTFKWLSIARSIAIFAAYLCEIESSLAQGIHWETDLRDKRDKERIPFFIYGSWHPIIVLSFFILIGFMSQCLWWLSVDETSPIKISLSVVFSCIYIFFVHLAFQQFNLINQILKERSLTNLKQDDFDFKKFDPCNFSNPTPNQDHKVEQYVLFFISSLLILEIIFNVFGKQNTSQIDIISQKIIYQYGEQISKLIESNLDSKNKLLLERTLTLETLNNLDQIDTNNPAKNKVINFLSELQLIGYPKKADNSCDNPTTKVELIDLQEANLQNVDFSGKNLRCMNLSGANLTKANLRGADLTGANLTGADLTGANIEQTKLIDISSDQNKEFISACNIAQAIYVENNEENEQIRKQLNWIHEKKELPRLTNSSIPQEKAKADKINRACQQWKYGNKVSNVINTYLDKLNYY, from the coding sequence ATGAACAAGCAATCTAGTGACAACATTTTAATGTTTGATTCAAAAATCCATTATGATGAATTGATAGAACAATATAAACTACTGAGAATTGAATTAACAAATTCTCTAAATAATATCACTAGCATTTTTTATTATGGATTAGTGACATTAGGAATATCTTTTACTGCTTTGCAAGCACTTTTTAATCAGCTTAATGATTTTCCTAAAACAACTTCCCTGCCTATTCTCAATCAAATTCATGTTATTTTTGATTTTTTATGGATATTAGAAATATTTTTTATTCCTTTTATCTGTGTAATTTTTACTTTTAAATGGTTATCTATTGCTCGTTCTATAGCTATATTTGCCGCTTATTTATGTGAAATTGAGTCATCCCTCGCACAAGGAATTCATTGGGAAACAGATTTAAGAGACAAACGAGATAAAGAACGAATTCCATTTTTTATTTATGGAAGTTGGCATCCTATAATCGTTTTATCTTTCTTTATTTTAATTGGGTTTATGTCTCAATGTTTATGGTGGTTAAGTGTGGACGAAACTTCGCCGATTAAGATTTCATTGTCAGTAGTTTTCTCATGTATTTATATTTTCTTTGTTCATCTCGCTTTTCAACAATTTAATTTAATTAATCAAATTCTTAAAGAAAGAAGCTTGACTAACTTAAAACAAGATGATTTTGATTTTAAAAAATTTGATCCCTGTAATTTTTCAAATCCAACTCCGAATCAAGACCATAAAGTAGAACAATATGTATTATTTTTTATTAGTAGTTTGCTAATTCTAGAAATAATTTTTAATGTTTTTGGTAAGCAGAACACAAGTCAAATAGATATTATAAGCCAAAAGATAATTTATCAATATGGAGAACAAATTTCTAAACTGATAGAATCAAATTTAGACTCTAAAAATAAATTGTTACTAGAAAGAACCTTGACTTTGGAAACCTTAAATAACTTAGATCAAATAGATACCAATAATCCTGCTAAAAATAAGGTAATAAATTTCTTATCTGAGTTACAACTAATTGGATATCCAAAAAAGGCTGATAACTCATGCGATAATCCAACTACAAAAGTTGAACTTATTGATTTACAGGAAGCTAATTTACAAAATGTAGATTTTTCTGGAAAAAACTTGCGATGTATGAACCTAAGCGGAGCAAATTTAACCAAAGCTAATTTAAGGGGAGCAGATTTAACTGGAGCAAATTTAACCGGAGCGGATTTAACCGGTGCTAACATTGAACAAACTAAGTTAATAGATATTTCGTCTGATCAAAATAAAGAGTTTATATCGGCTTGTAACATAGCTCAAGCTATCTATGTAGAAAATAATGAAGAAAATGAACAAATAAGGAAACAGTTAAACTGGATACATGAGAAAAAAGAATTACCCAGACTTACGAATTCAAGCATTCCTCAAGAAAAAGCAAAGGCTGATAAGATTAATAGAGCTTGTCAACAATGGAAATATGGGAACAAGGTAAGCAACGTTATCAATACTTACTTGGATAAATTGAATTATTATTAA
- a CDS encoding chorismate lyase gives MTATFKPDRNQSRSSQWHSLEIIWQGGEETVKGGLPHSQLAPTWQILLLGDGSPTRHLQLLTGEKTEVDVIDMSLVNGYDDGAPSQIKTVPEPRLRRQVWLRTASGQRLAYAASWWNANHVDEYLQNRSLPIWESLSRLHTELYRDIQGIYYGHSKALESAFGEKGPFWGRHYLFWHDRKPLTLIYEVFSPYLSKYLGSFN, from the coding sequence TTGACAGCTACTTTTAAACCTGACAGAAACCAGAGTCGATCGTCCCAATGGCATTCTCTTGAGATTATTTGGCAAGGAGGAGAAGAAACCGTTAAAGGTGGACTCCCTCACAGTCAACTCGCTCCCACATGGCAAATACTCTTATTAGGAGATGGTTCACCAACGCGCCATTTACAACTCCTAACGGGGGAAAAAACCGAAGTAGATGTCATTGATATGTCTTTGGTCAATGGTTATGATGATGGCGCTCCCAGTCAGATTAAAACCGTACCCGAACCTCGACTACGCCGGCAGGTTTGGTTAAGGACAGCATCCGGTCAAAGACTCGCTTATGCTGCCTCTTGGTGGAATGCTAATCATGTTGATGAGTATTTACAAAATCGCTCTTTACCGATTTGGGAAAGTCTATCTCGTTTACATACGGAATTATACCGAGATATCCAGGGGATTTATTACGGCCACTCTAAAGCTCTAGAATCAGCTTTTGGGGAAAAAGGGCCGTTTTGGGGTCGTCATTATTTATTTTGGCATGACAGAAAACCCTTAACTTTAATTTATGAAGTATTTTCCCCTTACTTAAGTAAATATCTCGGCTCGTTTAATTAA
- a CDS encoding copper resistance system multicopper oxidase — protein MNRRNFLRFTTGVGVAVGLDYLIPAYAKPISNLKSSPKPTKYPDIIDLQIQETRLKIGDRNAEAITVNGSIPAPLIRLREGQTATIRVTNHLKQDTSIHWHGLILPYEMDGVPGIGFKGIKPGETFTYQFPVVQSGTYWYHSHSGLQEQQGHFGPIIIDPIEPDPVKYDKDYVVMLSDWTFENPHQVLANLKKMSAYYNTQRRTVAHLFKDLDWRQMRMDPTDIADVTGATYTYLMNGLAPESNWTALFKPGEKVRLRFINSSAMTFFDVRIPGLKMTVVQADGQNVKPVTVDEFRIGVAETYDVIVQPQQEQAYTIFAETMDRSGYARGTLAIASGINAPLPERRQRPIRSMKDMGHGDHDMSGMDHSSTGHDMPEMDHSSTGHDMPEMDHSSTGHDMSGMDHSSTGHDMSGMDHSSTGHDMSGMDHSSTGHDMSEMDHSSTGHDHHMSDAEDMHSTENQELDNVSEPMMTQSRLHEPGIGLENTGTRVLVYTDLQSLSSNQDQRKPDREIELYLTGNMERYMWSFNGKKYSQEKEIAFYKGERLRLTFINDTMMEHPIHLHGMWMELDNGSGQYKPRKHTIIVKPAEKLSVEINVDVSGQWPLHCHLLYHMKVGMFRTVTIGDRPVEAS, from the coding sequence TTGAACAGACGTAACTTTTTACGCTTTACTACCGGAGTAGGTGTAGCAGTAGGGTTAGATTATTTGATACCCGCCTATGCTAAACCAATCAGTAATCTTAAAAGCTCTCCAAAACCAACAAAATACCCTGATATTATTGATTTACAAATCCAAGAAACCCGTCTCAAAATAGGCGATCGCAACGCTGAAGCAATAACGGTAAACGGTTCAATACCAGCGCCTTTAATCCGTTTACGAGAAGGACAAACCGCCACCATTCGGGTCACAAATCATCTAAAACAAGACACTTCAATACATTGGCATGGACTCATTCTACCTTACGAAATGGATGGAGTGCCGGGAATTGGTTTTAAGGGAATCAAACCCGGAGAGACTTTTACCTATCAATTTCCTGTAGTCCAGAGTGGTACATATTGGTATCACAGTCATAGCGGATTACAAGAACAACAAGGTCATTTTGGGCCGATTATTATTGATCCCATTGAACCGGATCCTGTTAAGTATGACAAAGATTATGTCGTGATGCTTTCAGATTGGACATTTGAAAATCCTCATCAAGTTCTGGCCAATCTCAAAAAAATGAGTGCCTATTACAACACCCAACGGCGAACCGTAGCGCATTTATTTAAAGATTTAGACTGGCGACAAATGCGGATGGACCCTACTGATATTGCGGATGTTACCGGAGCAACTTACACCTATTTAATGAATGGACTCGCACCGGAATCGAACTGGACAGCACTCTTTAAACCTGGAGAAAAAGTCAGACTCAGGTTTATTAACTCTTCTGCGATGACTTTTTTTGATGTTCGTATTCCTGGACTCAAAATGACCGTTGTACAAGCAGATGGTCAAAATGTTAAACCTGTAACCGTTGACGAATTCCGTATCGGAGTTGCAGAAACTTATGATGTAATTGTCCAACCTCAACAAGAACAAGCTTACACCATTTTTGCAGAAACAATGGATCGTAGTGGGTATGCGCGGGGAACATTAGCTATTGCTTCAGGAATAAACGCACCACTTCCAGAACGACGACAACGTCCTATCCGTTCGATGAAAGACATGGGTCATGGTGATCATGATATGTCAGGAATGGATCACTCTTCTACCGGTCATGATATGCCAGAAATGGATCACTCTTCTACCGGTCATGATATGCCAGAAATGGATCACTCTTCCACCGGTCACGATATGTCGGGAATGGATCACTCTTCTACAGGTCACGATATGTCGGGAATGGATCACTCTTCTACAGGTCATGATATGTCGGGAATGGATCACTCTTCTACAGGTCATGATATGTCGGAAATGGATCACTCTTCTACAGGTCATGATCATCATATGTCTGATGCAGAAGATATGCACAGCACCGAGAATCAAGAATTAGATAATGTTAGTGAACCGATGATGACCCAAAGTCGGTTACATGAACCCGGTATAGGATTAGAAAATACAGGAACTCGTGTTTTAGTTTATACCGATCTTCAGAGTTTATCTTCCAATCAAGACCAACGAAAACCAGACAGAGAAATTGAACTTTATCTAACTGGAAATATGGAGCGTTATATGTGGTCATTTAATGGGAAGAAATATTCACAAGAAAAAGAAATCGCTTTTTATAAAGGGGAACGGTTACGCCTCACTTTTATCAATGACACGATGATGGAACATCCCATACATTTACATGGAATGTGGATGGAATTAGACAATGGTTCGGGTCAATATAAACCGCGTAAACATACGATTATTGTTAAACCTGCTGAAAAATTATCCGTAGAAATTAACGTAGATGTATCAGGTCAATGGCCTCTACATTGTCATTTACTCTATCACATGAAAGTCGGAATGTTTCGTACTGTAACTATTGGGGATCGTCCGGTTGAGGCCAGCTAG
- the cobJ gene encoding precorrin-3B C(17)-methyltransferase: MSLSPFTPFQPIAAIATTQTAAETLSPLCQTLGATLHLPDSLTPLHQAQIYTGSLKEYLPILWNTHKTLIFCLATGAVVRLIAPLLENKAEDPAILVIDQKGKFVISLCSGHQGGADRLTQLIATGLDAIPIITGASASLGLLALDILGFPFGWRKGEGDWTGVSAAIANGKTVQVIQEAGSTLWQNHLPEDHSFYFGFPEHNQPIAFSGRIWISATKRKFASSSDFPKVQWHPRVLWVGIGCIRGTSRQLIETAIEEVFQRYHLATEAIAGLGTIEIKGDEIGLLEYIEQKQYPFKTFSAEVLKSINVPNPSTVVDQEVGTPSVAEASALCAAKTHFSSTENPVLIVPKQIIKSDSESGAVTVAIAQSEIEYTARKGQLWLVGIGPGKLEQITPAAATAIKQADVIIGYSLYLDLIKPLNRTGQIIESFPITQEQKRAQRAIELAQWGLTVAVISSGDCGIYGMGGLVLEELQKTGWDGYHPQVEIFAGITAIQAAAARVGAPLMHDFCTISLSDLLTPWEVIEKRLEAAAQADFVTGIYNPRSQTRTGQIVKAQEIYLKYRSPHTPIAIVRSAYRQDEHITLTTLEKMLDFPIDMLTTVIIGNSSTRDYKNWLITPRGYRS, translated from the coding sequence TTGAGTTTATCCCCTTTTACTCCCTTTCAACCCATCGCAGCGATCGCAACCACCCAAACCGCCGCCGAAACCTTATCTCCCCTCTGTCAAACCCTCGGCGCAACTCTTCACCTACCCGACTCCCTAACTCCCCTCCATCAGGCTCAAATTTACACCGGTTCATTAAAAGAATATCTCCCTATTCTCTGGAATACCCATAAAACCCTGATTTTTTGTCTGGCAACGGGGGCAGTAGTCCGTTTAATCGCCCCTTTACTCGAAAATAAAGCAGAAGATCCCGCCATTTTAGTGATCGATCAAAAGGGAAAATTTGTCATTAGTCTCTGTAGTGGTCATCAAGGAGGGGCCGATCGTTTAACCCAATTAATTGCCACTGGGTTAGACGCAATTCCGATTATAACAGGGGCATCCGCGAGTTTAGGACTGCTGGCGCTCGATATTTTAGGGTTTCCTTTTGGGTGGCGCAAAGGTGAGGGAGATTGGACAGGAGTTAGTGCGGCGATCGCCAACGGGAAAACAGTACAAGTGATTCAAGAAGCCGGCTCAACCCTATGGCAAAATCATTTACCAGAAGATCATTCCTTTTATTTTGGGTTTCCTGAACATAATCAACCGATAGCATTTTCTGGGAGAATTTGGATCAGCGCCACTAAACGGAAATTTGCCTCCTCCTCAGATTTTCCCAAAGTCCAATGGCATCCTAGAGTGTTATGGGTGGGAATAGGATGTATTCGGGGAACTTCCCGACAATTGATCGAAACCGCTATAGAAGAAGTTTTTCAACGCTATCATTTAGCTACAGAAGCGATCGCTGGTTTAGGGACGATAGAGATAAAAGGGGATGAAATCGGACTATTAGAGTATATTGAGCAAAAACAATACCCTTTTAAAACCTTTTCTGCTGAAGTTTTAAAATCTATAAATGTTCCCAACCCCTCAACAGTTGTAGACCAAGAAGTAGGAACTCCTAGCGTTGCTGAAGCTTCCGCTTTATGTGCCGCCAAAACCCATTTTTCCTCTACAGAAAACCCCGTTTTAATTGTTCCTAAACAAATTATCAAATCGGACAGTGAATCCGGAGCAGTAACAGTCGCCATTGCTCAATCTGAGATAGAATATACAGCACGAAAGGGACAATTATGGTTAGTTGGAATCGGCCCCGGAAAGTTAGAGCAAATTACCCCGGCTGCTGCCACTGCGATTAAACAAGCGGATGTTATTATTGGTTATTCTCTCTATCTTGATTTAATTAAACCCTTAAACCGTACCGGACAAATTATCGAATCTTTTCCCATTACTCAAGAACAAAAACGGGCACAAAGAGCTATAGAATTAGCTCAATGGGGATTAACAGTAGCGGTTATTTCTTCGGGAGATTGTGGGATTTATGGAATGGGGGGATTAGTGTTAGAAGAACTCCAAAAAACCGGCTGGGATGGTTATCATCCACAAGTTGAAATTTTTGCTGGGATTACTGCGATACAAGCAGCAGCAGCAAGGGTTGGCGCACCTCTAATGCACGATTTTTGTACCATTAGTTTAAGTGATTTATTAACCCCTTGGGAAGTGATAGAAAAACGCTTAGAAGCCGCCGCACAAGCCGATTTTGTCACGGGTATTTATAATCCTCGCTCCCAAACTCGTACCGGACAAATTGTTAAAGCACAAGAGATATATTTAAAGTATCGCTCTCCTCATACGCCTATTGCTATCGTTCGTTCAGCTTATCGTCAAGATGAACATATTACCTTAACAACCCTTGAGAAAATGTTAGATTTCCCTATCGATATGTTAACGACAGTTATTATTGGCAATAGTAGCACTCGTGACTATAAAAATTGGCTAATTACGCCACGAGGTTATAGAAGTTAA
- a CDS encoding copper resistance protein B has product MKIKIIHYSFILSGLVCLLSVLANGRELRAQELDPKISIDPLNLNSEFIDEINTKYWYNGKISSENFQQLKIEINSKPLDLKPNFTHDIKNLSENFLFEEDSQPQFEIIKDEQNSWSAQDTETPDNTNQEDWPDPIKDSETYWLLLVDQLEYRDNGEKNGFAWDIDAWVGGDYQRIWIKTEGEIGFPEEESGEAEIQLLYGYLIDPFWDLQVGLRYDRIFASDDDRGRAFAVIGVEGLAPYLFEIETALFISENGDVSARLTAEQELLLSQKLILQPKFEINLAAQEVEEFEIGSGINDIELGLRLRYEFTRQVAPYVGINWSKKLGRTADFAEEEGESTDTLSVVGGIRLLF; this is encoded by the coding sequence ATGAAAATTAAAATTATTCATTACTCTTTTATCCTTTCCGGATTAGTCTGTTTGTTGAGTGTTTTAGCTAATGGAAGAGAACTAAGGGCACAAGAATTAGACCCAAAAATCTCCATCGATCCCCTGAATTTAAATTCAGAATTTATTGATGAAATTAACACCAAATATTGGTATAATGGAAAAATATCATCAGAAAATTTCCAACAACTAAAAATAGAAATCAATAGTAAACCCCTTGATCTAAAACCAAACTTTACTCATGACATAAAAAATTTGTCTGAAAATTTTCTCTTTGAAGAAGATAGTCAACCCCAATTTGAAATTATTAAGGATGAACAAAATTCCTGGTCAGCACAAGACACTGAAACCCCTGATAATACCAATCAAGAAGACTGGCCAGATCCGATAAAAGATAGCGAGACTTATTGGTTATTACTGGTCGATCAATTAGAATATCGGGACAATGGAGAAAAAAATGGGTTTGCTTGGGATATTGACGCTTGGGTGGGGGGTGATTATCAGCGTATCTGGATCAAAACTGAAGGAGAAATAGGATTTCCAGAAGAGGAAAGTGGAGAAGCAGAAATACAATTACTTTATGGTTATCTTATTGATCCTTTTTGGGATTTACAAGTCGGATTAAGATATGACAGAATTTTCGCGTCTGATGATGACCGGGGACGAGCTTTTGCTGTAATTGGCGTTGAAGGATTAGCTCCCTATTTATTTGAAATTGAAACCGCTTTATTTATTAGTGAAAATGGGGATGTATCAGCCCGATTGACGGCTGAACAAGAGTTATTATTGTCTCAAAAATTAATTTTGCAACCTAAATTTGAGATTAATTTAGCTGCTCAAGAAGTGGAAGAATTTGAGATCGGTTCGGGTATTAATGATATTGAATTAGGGCTACGATTGCGTTATGAATTTACCCGTCAAGTAGCCCCTTATGTAGGCATTAATTGGAGCAAAAAGTTAGGCAGAACGGCTGATTTTGCCGAAGAGGAAGGAGAAAGCACTGATACTCTTTCTGTTGTCGGAGGAATTAGATTGTTATTTTGA